The sequence GCGGCACGGCGAACGTGAGGGCGAAGAACAGGGGGAGGGCCAGAGCACCGGTCACCATGAACCCGCGACGGGAACCGGTGCGAGCGAGCTGGCGGTCCGACGCGGCGCCGATCAACGGATCGATCAGGACGTCCCAGATCTTCGCGGCCGTGACGATGAGTCCGGCCGCGAGCGCGGCGACGCCGAGGTTGTCGGTGAGGAAGTACGTCAGCACCAGCCCGGGCAGGGTGGCGTAGCCGCCGGTCCCCAGTGACCCGATCGCGTACAGCACGATCGTGCGCGGGGAGAGACGGACAGATGCTCGTTCGGGCCGAGCCTCAGTGCTCATCGCGCCAGTGTAGCGGCGCGATGCGAGCCACTCAGATCAGTGCGAGCTCGCGCAGCTTCGACTCGACGTCGGCGTTCGACGGCTCGACGTGGTGTGAGGCGTCGGGGTACACGACGACCGGGATGTTCGTGCGACCGGAGATCTCCTTCGCGACGTCCGCGGCGGCGGGCTCGGCGACGAGATCGACGTAGGTGTACTCGACCCCGAGCGCATCGAGCTGCTTCTTGGTGCGGATGCAGTCGCGGCACCAGTCGGCGCCGAACATCGTGATGGTGTCGGAGGCAGGAGAAGTCATGTCTCCAGCCTACGGCCGCCCGGATGGAGTGGCGCTGAGCGTCAGCCGGGTGCTCGGCGACCGGTGTCCACCTCGCGGGGCAGATGCTCGACGGGGATCACG is a genomic window of Microbacterium maritypicum containing:
- a CDS encoding glutaredoxin domain-containing protein, with amino-acid sequence MTSPASDTITMFGADWCRDCIRTKKQLDALGVEYTYVDLVAEPAAADVAKEISGRTNIPVVVYPDASHHVEPSNADVESKLRELALI